DNA sequence from the Oryza brachyantha chromosome 5, ObraRS2, whole genome shotgun sequence genome:
GCAATTTAGCAACACACCCTCCAACCTTACAAGCAGCATCTAGCCGATGCTAAGTGCTTTCATACCCAGCATGTCCTTCTCATGGACCTCCCTTAGGATCTTGTCAcgttcatcttcttcctcattcTCTTCTGGTCCCTCCTCTTCCTGCTTTTCCTCCTCATCTGATCTGTAATCGATATAGCCATCGCCAAATGATTTGGGTATTCTCTGTGCTTCTTGCATTATCGTCATGATTTCTCCACTAGTTTGGTCCGAGAAAGCAGGGATATTGTCTTTCTTCGTGAAGTAGACAGACTGTGCCTCTTCTGTGAGCTCTCTCGGCAAATTCTTCAAGAACCATGGATGTTTCTTTATTTCGTTCATGGTGATTCTCTATACAGGAAATATATAGCCATATCAAAGCAAAGTCACCTATGGACGTATTGATAGGGAAACCCAGATAACTGGTGAGCTTGGTGTCATTACCTTTGATGGATCGCTGACAAAGATTCGTGATATGAGTTCTCTGCAATCGGTAGATATGTGGACTTGCTCTGGTATCTCATATTGTATTGCTTTTATTAGCTGCGAATTAAGATAAGCAGCCGGAATTCATGAGTACAAATAAGGTGGCAAACGAATATTGATACAAGTGCCAATGAGATGGACTAAGCTATCACCTTGACGGTCTTCATGATATTCTTGGGGTCATCCTTGTCTTCAAATGGGTAGGCTCCCACAAGCATGACATAGAGAGTAACCCCACACGACCATACATCTGCAATCTACAGTACCAGCATACACTTGTCACTACTTGAGTGTGCTATTTACCAAATAGGAGTACAATTGAAAAGTAAGAGAGATTTTCTTCTATCTGAGTTTTCAATTTGTGATAACAAAATATGCAACCAATATTTTACCGGTTCAGTCATTGCTTAAGTTCACTTCAGTTCTGCACTGcttttctttctaaaaatGTGTAACTGTACTACGGATTAAGAAATCATAGGGTATATCACACTAACATTGGCTTATTTCTCATTGAGAAATCACTCCAAAATCATTTTCAGGAAGGATATAAAGGAAGAGCTTCTTTTTCATTCTTAAAATTATAACTTGAGGTATCACAATTTCTAGTGTAAAAACTTTGTAGCTCTAGACACTAGTTATCTTgaaacaccaaaattttatactaaaaatttgttaCCTCAAGTTATTTTCTCAAGGACCATAAAATTtcccaaaaggaaaaaaaaataataacaacgTCATGCACAGTTTGTCAATTCCAGTTAGTGTCCCTAGTCAATGATTCAATTGTTACTAGCACATTGTCCATGCGTTACAGTgggatttaattttaaaagaatatcataacatgttattaacattaatttttgtatgcgtcatattttaattgttccatatatttattgttgacAGATGGGTCTATTAATCTCAcggttcttttcttctcataatATTAGAGTTAGTAGGAACAGTTAATATATGGAAtccaccattattttttcttttaaaaatagagtatagataaaaaaacaaggagtaggtagtggtggtggtagcaGATCCACTAGCAATGTTTATAGTTGTATAGATAAACTAATTGTATTGAAACTAGTAATAATAGCAGCATCTCTGTTCAAAGTTAAAACTATCAGTCTTTTTGTAGTCCATGAGATGGCATCGGgagttactatattttctactataaaatttaatatctctaAGTACTGTATACCTCAAGATATTAATAtcttgtataaaatttggtactttcTTAAAGAACCGTAAAATTGTTATAAATCTATGCTTGTGGTGGAAGGCACTGAAACGGATACCAATTTGCCTATGGCTTGCTAGTTGCTAATGTGATGTTTCCATATTACATCAGACCGTATTTGCAGAACAATCTAGGTTAATAGggcaatattatattattattaagagatttttatcatccttgaaatgGTATATTAAGATACCACATTTTtagtatgtataaaaatttggtacctccaaATACtaggtactaaaatttcacactaaaagtttaatattttaagttatttCTAAAGGatagtaattttcttttattattaaatcacACAATTTGCAGCAATTTACAGCCTAGAGAAAAGCAGAGCACCACGTATAATTGGATTGTACTAAAAGATTGAGCTATCATGGTAAATTCATTAGGAATTTAGGAAGGAAAATCCATCACTACTGATAActccattttctattaaaaCTAAGCAAACCTAGAGAAGCATGAGAAATCTGCGGGGCAAGTACCAATTGGTGGATAGTTGATCTGCATTTGCGGACAAGTCCACACAAATTTGCCAATGTTAACATATGTTGGGTATTAGGGCAACTTTAATGTGTATTCTAAGGAGGTGTATGCAGGAGAGAGAAACATGTGTAACAGATGAAATACAATAGATTAAGGTGCTAGGCTATAATTTCGAAgcaattatgaattatttggaCAACTGGtgcttatattaaaaaaatattttagccaaaatatttaatgttgtaGGATAAGAAAAGGTGAGAAGAGaagatatttttatcggaGTAAGTCTAATCTTAGTCTAAGCTATATAAAGTCTAAAGATTGAAGCACATTTAAAACTAGCGCCTTATGAGATACCTAACAATACAATTTCTAAGACAATATGTACTAAAGATGCAAGATATCAcactttttaatgtaaaaagtatattaccttgaggtaccaaaaatttgtactagaattcttggtatcttgagatacttttcaagaatgataaaaaagcccccaaaataaacctaaaCGAATCCAAGCACCCAATACCATCTCTGACAATGACAAGGTAACAACTTATCCTTGATTACTGTTAcaccaattttttattcttctacAACTCACGAACACTCTGTTGAACAGAAAGAAGCTTTCCATTGATCTAATTTTGCTAATAGCTAAGTAAGAAACAAACCTACAAATGTTTCTACCTTACAGAGCTTCACCAATTCCTGATATAATTGCATGATCAGATAAAATGAACTAtgttttctattaaaaaaacagtacTATGAATTGGCTTTTGAAGCTACCATCATCAATGAAATCAGAAAGACAGTAACTGTGGATAATTAAACATGATGTTCACAAAGAGCATGGCTGTTCAAATTGCTTCATTTATATAAAGTTAACAAAATTATTCATCAACGTATACATACAGGTGGCTAAAAAGGAATCTATAATATCTAAAGTCCTTTTCTCACGTAATAATGTCAGAGTGAATTCTCTGGAAAGTTGAAGACACAACCAAGCACATCCTGTACCATCTTCTATCGTCATCTTGAAAAGAAACCAGATCTCGCATGCACTTTTGAAGGAGAATTTCAATCATAACACCCAAAGTGCTTAGAAAGTAATAGTTCTACATCTAAATAATCAGCCAACAGGTTTGCTGACATGAAgagtgtatatatgcatgccacCGTGAAAGTAAAATAAGAGCATATACCATATATAATACCGAAATGAATAAATTCAGTGGTgtggttttgaaaaatactaCTAAAGAAACATCAAAGTACATATCATAGACAAATAAGAGGTAATTTAACACCTTCCCATCATACTCCTGGAGGTGTAGTATCTCTGGCGCAATATAAGCTGGAGTCCCCACTGCTGATTTCGGCCTTGAATGCAACACCGATGACTGTTAAAAAATGGCAAACAATTATTCCGGAGCAAACTCTTATAGTCTCATAGGCACATCAAGAACTACAACGACTACAAACCCAGAGCAAACTCTGAATAATTGGAGTGTATACCTTGGAGTACCCAAAATCACATATCTTCAAGCGAGGAGCATCACTGCCATCTAAGAGAACATTCTCCAGCTTCAAATCTCTATGGCATATTTTCTGGGAAGTAACAAAGATAATAGCAATATTTAAGAATATTTCAGGTCACACACGTTATTTGAGAAAACATAGTGCCAATTTCTACTGCAGAGCAAGATGTGAACTCTGGATTATTGAATGTGCAGATAAGATGAGACCAATTTACCAATTTATCGTTTATTCATACCATGTGATGGCAGTAGCTTACACCACAGATCAACTGCTGGAAGAAATATCTGGCCTGCATTAAGCAGAGGAAACAAACTTGCataaaactattatttattttaggggAAGAAAATCAAGATAGGAgagatattatatattgtgACCTCATCCTCACTAAATCGTTCTTGATCAACAATTCGATCAAAGAGTTCTCCACCAGCCGCATACTCCATCACGATTGCAAGATGAGTGGGAGTTAGGATCGCctgtgaaaaattaaaaacagagCAGGTCTTAACTTGTTCATTTTATTCCACATGGTGTGGCATATAGAAAAACAGAGATCAAACTAACATAAACCCATAAAACCGAGTTTAAACCATAAAGTAATGAGAATTGAAGGATAAACAAAACACATTCCCCGGAATTGTCGCCTTCAACTAGAAAACACCAGCCACGAAATtagggaggaaaaagaaaatacaaaatcGGAACTTCCCCGCAGAAATTATATAAGCACTGCACAGCAGCAGATAGTTAACTAAGGTTTCTGCAGATAACCGATAGAACACTGAGTAAACAATCGACGACTACCCATTAATCCAAAAATGTATGCTCCTTCACCTCTATGAACTGGATGACGTTGGGGTGCCGCAGCGAGCGGTGGTTGATGATCTCCCGGTAGGCGCTCTTGTTAATCTGCGCAAACCAATCCAAAGACCATCAATCATAACAATCCAACGCTTTCTGGCGCCGGATCCACGCGAGCAAGGCCAAAACCCCAACCCACACAGTGCACACACCCCCCAAAACCCTAttatactagtagtataaaAGGGGACCGACCCGGTGATCGCCGCGCGCGATGGTCTtgacggcgacgaggtcgTCGGTCTCGCGGTTGCGCAtcagccgcgccaccccgaaGTTGCCCGACCCGATGCCCCGCACCTCCTCGTACTTGTCCATGCCCGCCGGTGCCGTCTGGTGTACGTGGCCCCACCCAACGCCCCCCCACCTACCAGCGGTAGCACCGTCAGTCGAGAGTCCCACGAAGGGAagaccgccgcgccgccgccgccgcggccgccgttggggacgaggaggaaggggagctCGACGAAATCGGTGATTGAGGGATACAGGTGGAGGCGGTGTGGCGTGTGCGTCGCTTTGCCGTGCGGCGCGCCTTGTGCCGTGTCCTTATATATAGGACtgggggtggggcccacggtcAGTGGCCCACCGGCGGGCCTAGGGAaggagaagacgacgacgaccggttCTGCGGCACGACGAGTTCACGACACGACAGACGAAGGATTTTTGACTTTATGTCATTGACACATTCTCAAATATCATTTTCCTTAAAAAGTTTAACCTTTTGTTATAAGAGagcaatattttttgttatgtatcattttttaataatatgtagCTACATAGCTAACACTAGACGATTTTGCCCCTCTTCTTCTATTTTTCCTCCTCCTGCACCCACTCTATTTAGCCGGTCCGAATTATTGTTGTTGCTGCAACCTCTGTCAGAGTTGAGGAGAAATGTTGTGTTCGGGAGATGAAATATGAGGGTTAGTTATTCGACacgaaaacatagtaatagattagtacatgattaattaattattaattataaaaattataaaaaaaataggttaatatgacttttaatgtaaatttctaatagaaaaattttataaagaatATACTGTTTAGAAGTTCAGAAAACATGCGTGTGAAAAAAGAGGTAATATAACTTAGTTATCCAATCCAACGAACACGACCAAAGAGGAGCAACAGTACCTCGAGTTTCTTTATCGTGGCCCCTTGTCCATGGCTGGTCACTTCTCGCCTCCACCCCCTCCACTGGGTTGGgcaagaggaagaagatgacgaCAACAAGATCATGTATCATATGGATTGTTGAGTTGGCAAGCTAAAATGACAAGAAGCAAAGAATTAGTAGATTCGGATGACAAAAGGTTAAAATCTTTAGGGAAGATGATATTTGAGAGTGAGCCAACGAAGAGAGTGGCAAATAGTCCAAAACCCTGACATATGATGGCTCACATTGATTCACAGTTACCactcttataagccaaaatttaaattttataatttaattttagacttgattttatggttttttatcgtgttttttataacttttgcttttgagtcactatgaatacgtatataaaagctttacgtgcaaattattttttgtttgcaaaaatgttttcacgttttcttctaaaaagggaaacgatgggagccgaTGCCTATGAAACT
Encoded proteins:
- the LOC102718835 gene encoding serine/threonine-protein kinase SAPK4-like; its protein translation is MDKYEEVRGIGSGNFGVARLMRNRETDDLVAVKTIARGDHRINKSAYREIINHRSLRHPNVIQFIEAILTPTHLAIVMEYAAGGELFDRIVDQERFSEDEARYFFQQLICGVSYCHHMKICHRDLKLENVLLDGSDAPRLKICDFGYSKSSVLHSRPKSAVGTPAYIAPEILHLQEYDGKIADVWSCGVTLYVMLVGAYPFEDKDDPKNIMKTVKLIKAIQYEIPEQVHISTDCRELISRIFVSDPSKRITMNEIKKHPWFLKNLPRELTEEAQSVYFTKKDNIPAFSDQTSGEIMTIMQEAQRIPKSFGDGYIDYRSDEEEKQEEEGPEENEEEDERDKILREVHEKDMLGMKALSIG